In a genomic window of Nodosilinea sp. E11:
- a CDS encoding pentapeptide repeat-containing protein translates to MTPSPPEPPQPQMPTPVADNGADPPGKLSAPPQLSTPAPESQATVAPSNPAQRLDLDPSDPANYPSMSPDPGTTSASAVTVVAIAVIGLGLATNSFWLTLAGSLVATLVSLRLMWPFFQEVLGELSPRQQSLLIAIPGVLVGVIGLMKITGINRAILVWSLGLRWDILGALGDFLGAIGQIFIAFLALFVAWRQYVISRDLTKQQNLITQQQTIDAFFQGISELVLDDEGLLEDWPQERIIAEARTAAILSSVDAGGKAKVIRFLSRSKLLAPLRRDNRLGRAILDGRGGYEEDLASGIRVIDLGAMLAAADLSGTDLRWADLSEANLIRADLRRADLVRTNFARAILYQANLSGADLMEARLFYGSLETATPRTRTGIPDYTTGANTGAVVEGTNLSGVYRLSDDQRRYICAWGGEATRSTVPGGCDDTPNLLGR, encoded by the coding sequence ATGACCCCATCGCCCCCCGAGCCACCTCAACCTCAGATGCCTACCCCAGTTGCAGACAATGGCGCTGACCCCCCAGGCAAGCTTTCCGCCCCGCCCCAGCTTTCAACTCCAGCTCCCGAGAGTCAGGCCACCGTCGCCCCCTCTAACCCGGCCCAGCGGCTCGATCTAGATCCCTCCGATCCAGCCAATTATCCATCCATGTCCCCTGACCCTGGCACGACCTCCGCTAGCGCCGTCACCGTCGTTGCGATCGCGGTCATTGGGCTGGGGCTAGCCACCAACAGTTTCTGGCTCACCCTAGCCGGGTCCCTGGTGGCTACGCTGGTCTCCCTGCGGCTAATGTGGCCCTTCTTCCAGGAAGTGTTAGGTGAGCTATCGCCCCGGCAGCAGTCACTCCTAATCGCCATCCCCGGTGTGTTGGTGGGGGTGATCGGCCTGATGAAAATCACCGGCATCAATCGGGCGATTTTGGTCTGGAGCCTCGGCCTCCGGTGGGATATTCTCGGAGCCCTAGGCGATTTTTTGGGAGCGATCGGGCAAATTTTCATTGCCTTCTTGGCCCTGTTTGTCGCCTGGCGGCAGTACGTCATCTCCCGCGATTTGACCAAACAACAAAACCTAATTACCCAGCAGCAAACCATCGATGCCTTCTTCCAGGGCATTTCAGAACTGGTGCTCGACGACGAAGGGCTGCTCGAAGACTGGCCCCAGGAGCGGATCATTGCCGAAGCCCGCACCGCCGCCATTCTCAGCAGCGTCGATGCCGGGGGCAAAGCTAAGGTGATTCGGTTTCTCTCTCGCTCTAAGCTGCTCGCCCCCCTACGCCGCGACAACCGGTTAGGGAGAGCCATCTTAGACGGGCGGGGCGGCTACGAGGAAGATCTGGCCAGCGGCATTCGGGTGATCGATCTAGGTGCAATGCTAGCCGCCGCCGATCTCTCTGGCACAGACCTCCGCTGGGCCGACCTGAGCGAAGCCAACCTGATTCGGGCCGACCTCCGCCGAGCCGACCTGGTACGCACCAACTTTGCCCGAGCCATTTTGTACCAAGCCAATCTGTCCGGCGCTGATCTAATGGAAGCTCGACTGTTCTACGGTAGTCTCGAAACCGCTACCCCCCGCACCCGCACCGGCATTCCCGACTACACCACCGGAGCCAACACCGGGGCCGTGGTCGAGGGCACCAACCTCAGCGGCGTCTACCGGCTGTCAGACGACCAGCGCCGTTACATCTGCGCCTGGGGGGGCGAGGCTACCCGATCAACGGTCCCCGGCGGCTGTGACGATACTCCCAATTTGCTAGGGCGGTAG